The genomic window ttatctgttcgCATCTTTCATGGCAAACCAATgttttttaatgacaaacatAACCCATAGAGATAATAATCATAACCGTGCTAGATATGGTCATTTctgtttgaaaataaaaaaagaaagaaacgagaTGCGTGGGTTGAAACGAGTGAGTGTGAATGGGACACTTCAAGGGAACTCAggattttgcttgtttgcttgtttaccaTCAACTTACCTataacttactgtgtgtgtttgtagatgAAGTATAAGTCTTCAAATCTGTCCcacaataaataaaaatttcaaactatttcttaaaaaaaaaaggattgaaAAGGAACGGTTTCGGTCGTTACACATAATGTCAAATGTGCCTGTGAAcgaaaagttcgtctgctactcCACTGTGAGCCGTCGTCAACATTCACGTTAATGGCGACTACAAATTGCACTCTTTGAACGTAATTTACCACACAAAAAGCATTAGACCGTGTGCTAGACAGTCTTTCAGCTCTGAAAAGGtcagtacttttttttttgtcaaaCGGTAACGTACGAAAATATCCAGATTCGAAAAAAGGTATTCTACATTTTCGCGGTAGAAAGATTATTTCGGGAAGCCATCTTTACCCAGAATGCACTCTGTGTTTGATTTCCCAAGATGGCGGCAAAGAAGAGAGAAGGTGAGTGTTTATAATTTTTTGTCAGGCACATCGTACTGGTAACGTCCGCAATAATGTAACGACTGAATTGCAAGTTTTTAGTGTTTTTAAAGCTTTTTAATGCACACTACAACGGCAAAAACGGACTGAAGCGGCAACACCATGTGTTTGCGTCCACACGTGTCTATGTACCGGGCATGAGTGACCTCGGCTTTCAGTCGTTACGTGGACACAGCACAAACTGTGTCCATTCAGTTCTACATCTACCAAGTGTAACATCTGACATGCTCAACAGCCTGCAGACTATATTTACAAACTGTTTGTCACTTTGTTTCTGGTTTTAGATGTGGTACACAATGTATTAAATAAGATTATTTTTGTTCTGACAAGATTTctgtgtttgttgcatttttaatAAAATGTGTGTGTACTGCTTGCTGTCGGACGTTACACAGGACACAGTGAGCAGATGAAATTATGGGACAATAAAATTGAATTTTGGTTTGGATTTGATGTGAATGTCAATTTCAGCATCTAAGTCAATGATAAAGATTAGATTCAGAAATATCTGGCAAGTAATTATCATACTGTGGCTAGTTGTACTGTGTCCAGTGTAACATCCAACATCAGTCAGGTGCCCGTCTTTATTGATCAATATCTAAAAAACGCTGCTTTCATTTATCTTTTTAAAACTTGAAACACATTCAGGAAACCTCAGTCTTTAATGCTGCAACATCcaacaacaaatataaacagttttatttttgCCTCAAGTGTCCCATTGTAAGGAGGCAGGTTCTGGCACAGCATCAAATACACTCTGTTTTTTCAACCAGTAAAATATTTTAAGTTAACACAATCTCTGTAAAGGTTCATGCAAAGAGGAATGCCATGCCATTAATGCTTAAAGGTCAGAAACTATGAATGACAAAAATAAGTTACCGAAAGTCTGTTATCCTTAGGTCTCAGCCTCTCTGACAGAAAATAATACAATTTCCATCCCTGTCAGTGTATTCAACATACACGTAAATATGACAAGCTGGTAATGCTTGAGCAATATAATATAGAAAATATCAATATCATAAACAGTACTGCTGTTGAGTATAATGCTTGGGTTTCAGAAAATATCAATAACATGAAAATAAACATAAAACCCGAGTGTAAAGTACATGAACATGTATTGCAAATGATCAGATCAACAAAAGAATTTGTGATTATTACTTTCACCAGCTATACAAACAATTATTATGCATAGTTAGATTAGAATTGTCACCATGCAGTTGAATCAATGAATATTAACGGGTCAGCCTTCCCAGAATTTTGTAATTTGGGTATTCTTTTAATCCAATTAAtggtgtttaaaaaaacaaattagaACACCGTCTGAGCATAGCTGAGCAATTCGGAGTGATATTACGACACACCAAAAATCAAAGACAAATaccaaaagaagaaagaaaaaaaaaacacaccccctctctctcacacacacacacacacacacacacacacacacacacacacacacacacacacacacacacacacacacacctgacaaATACTTGACAGACTAAATCCAACAACACttgaacctgccctggcgaccacctctcgatatcAACCACTAGCTCACAGCGACCATCTAAAAGGATCCCAAACAAACTTGTTTCTATATAATTCTTTAAatctttccatagcgaccatcGATCTATTACAACCACTGTTGGTGTGGCCGGCAGGTCTCTTGGGTGGTCATTACAGGCAGGTTTGACTCACATGTATTTAAGGCACATCGGTCTATTACAACCACTGTTGGTGTGGCCGGCAGGTCTCTTGGGTGGTCATTACAGGCAGGTTTGACTCACATGTATTTAAGGCACATCAGTCTATTACAACCACTGTTGGTGTGGCCGGCAGGTCTCTTGGGTGGTCATTACAGGCAGGTTTGACTCACATGTATTGAAGGCACATCAGTCATGAAAATTATCATGCTGAGCAAGAACGGTTTCAGATGCAAAAGGCAAATATctcaaaaagaaaacacttttcAAGGAAATACATATGAGAAATGAATAAAGCAGCAGCCAAACTAGCCAGAATTGCATCCAAATGTGTACTGTATTGCTGAAAGTCGACAAATTGCAGTGCAGCACAAAAATCACACCAGTGACAAGAATTGAGCTAAATTGTTCAACAGAAATACTGGTTCATCATAATTTTTCTTAGTTCATTCTTCCATCAAGTATCTTACTGAACAATTCCTCACCTCTGCTTCGTAGTCTCGTGCAGACTCGCATCTTTGCTTGCATAAACAGGATAATAAGTCATTCTAGCACtattcgtatatatatatataaatagtTGAGATTCAATGATTTTGAAATTTTTCAAGTATCACACACAAGCTATGAAATCAGTTTGTTTGCATAATCTATATACCTTTCACATACCGTCACCCACCTACAAGACAAGAGGTGTGTGAATGATATATGTCTTCTTTGGTAAAAGTCTCAGTCAAGAATAAAGTTGAAGCAATCTTTACACCGGGTTTTAGATGAACACAGAGGAAAAAAAGGAATGTACAATATTGAAACAGGTGAAAGAACTTTTAGAATACATGTACATGGATAGCAGCCATTCTTCCCACCCCATGTCTGCACTTTTTCTCGTCTGTATTATGTCTCTTGTTACTTGTTCTTTATTCTTTTGACACCAATTCATGCAATACACTATTCAgtctgaaacgtaatttcccTCCAAAGttaaaacaccaaaaacaaaaaaatgaggAAAGGACTTCTTTACAACCGTGAAACTGAATATTGGAGGACCATGATGACACAATATATCATGAGATTCCTATGGACCTTTTTTCACACAACTGTGTGAATCTTCTGTGTAAAATGCACAGTGGATTTTGAGCATGTATAAAATATTTCATCTAAAGAGATGTCATATGGATGATATGAATGGCACAGCTTGGTACCATGAAAAACGAGCACACCAACTTTATCTGGTTCACCTACCAGTAAAAACGAAGAATGAAAAAAGTTCTTTTTAAACATCTGAAACAGGAGGTCTATACAGTACCAGTACCATTACAACAAATCCCAAAatggtttctttctttctttctttctttatttggtgtttaacgtcgttttcaaccgttcaaggttatatcgcgacggggaaaggggggagatgggatagagccacttgttaattgtttcttgttcacaaaagcactaataaaaaaattgctccaggggcttgcaacgtagtacaatatatgaccttactgggagaatgcaagtttccagtacaaaggacttaacatttcttacatactgcttgactaaaatctttacaaacattgactatattctataaagaaacacttaacaagggtaaaaggagaaacagaatccgttagtcgcctcttacgacatgctggggagcatcgggtaaattcttccccctaacccgcggggggacaaAATGGTTTCAACAGTCAAtttttacatacatgtatatagaAAAGAATACTTTGTTTTCAATTGCAAAATCTCTGCATGGTAAGTGCTACAAGTACAAGACAAATATTATACGTTacttgcgtgtttgaccaaaatatgacattttacacagatcgagacagtcattgttctccgagaccgcgatagcggtcgaggtgaacaatgaccgtcgagatctgtgtaaaatgtcatattttggtcaaaaacgcaaataacatttatgtatcgatcgaattcctttcaggtactatgactttgttgttgttttgacgattgaacgagcccgggcacacacacatgcaatcaaacacacaagcttcatatttgggcgtttcaggttgaccgaaacttcaaaggaactacaaaacacacgtcatgtactgactttgttgttgttttgacattgaacagcacacacacatgcaatcaaacacatgacgtgtgttttgtagttcctttaaagtttcggtcaacctgaaacgcccaattataaagttttgtaggcctctgacgtcacatgactcaaagaagggaaatccaatctccaatcgatacatatcaCCTTTATCCTGTAGCCTACTACCAGCCACAACCATTGTAAGTAATTCAAAACTGGTGCTGTGCCTGACAACAACAGTTAACAATAAACATTTGTATGAACTGTAACTGGAACATGAAAAGGGAAGGGAAAGCTCACGTCGAACAGAGCCTGGCTGGCTGTTATTCAACAAGACACAAATAATACACCATTCagcacacaaaaagaacaaggACAATTTCCATTCAAACCAGACCTAAATCAGAACTGCTTTGCATTCGGCTGATTTGCAACTCTTTGCAGGTTGCGCACGAGAAGAGCCTGAATGTCCATGACATTGGTGCCCGTCATACGCATGACAACTAGGTTAGACCCGCCCTTCACCGAGCTAATAAGGCCGAAGGAATCGTTGTTATCCAGGTACTCCTCACACGAGACTCCTTCCATCTCGGCTTCAATCACAAAATTCTCGTTAATAAACGCACCAGCGGCGGGACAGTTTGGTCCATCTTCCCCATCTGTGTCAGCCGACAGGATAGTGATGTCCGCGATAGGTCTGGGTTTGCTGAGGTTGAAAAACTTCTGGAGCTGAATCGCGGCCCCTAGGGCAACCTCCAGGTTCCTGCCTCCGGTACCGTCCCCCTTGAGGTTGACGGTGGTGGCGCCGCCGGTGATGATGACGGCGTCGCGTTCCATGTTGAGGGCCTTGTCCACCAGCTTGATGATCTCGTTGACCTGCTGCTTGGTGACTCCGTGCTGGACAATGTCCAGCTCCAGCTTGAGCATGTTTGTCTGCTTGGACATCTTGCGGTCAAAGCACATCAGCATGAACATGCCCAGCTTGGCCAGCATGGCCCCGACACCCTTCGCCTCCCCTCCCATCTTTGTAGTCAGGATGTAAGGGAGGCAGTTCAGTTCGCGGGCGCGCTCGGCGGCTGCGTTGCACGCGATGGCGTTGCTCCCCACCAGGACATTCTGCACCTGGTCTTTACCTGGCCCCTTCGTGTCGCCCGGCCCTCCGATGGTGGTGATGTCTGACGGCTTTTTGAACCTGACTCGGGACTCCTCATCCGCCACTTGTTGTTGCAAGAAAGCGTGGATGGTGGGTGGTATCTGCTGTTTTACGCCAAAGCGGCTGAGAATTTCCAGGCACTGGTGAGCGGTGACCTGCTCGCGGACTGTTGGACCGGAGGCGATCATGGACAAATTGTCTCCCATCACGTCTGAGATAATTAAGGTGATAAtctggagaagaaaaaacaagtctgcTTGATGATATGATTAAGAAATGAAATTTCAAACACATGGATTTTAATGAACAAACTGATAAATTGATTTTAAGCTTCCGAGCCGAAACGCAATCCCATTTTCCGGACTGAGCCAAAGATTTGaattcatttgattaaaaataacaTCAACATAGTGCAGACTcaaaaattttaaaagtaaattttcatttgattaatatacttacccgaatcacatatagcattgacagagtctgagatgctaaggtctgaaaaggctacccgtctaacatttttaaagggaagcaacccccatCACCAAAAGGGCTAAaaatagccatggtaatgagcacatactctgggagttacctcccattggtatgtactacgtcactaccccTATCACCACGTGTCCaagatcatacggctttaaagaaactaaaaaaccataagcggggtaggtgggagggcataaactatgtgattcgggtaagtatattaatcaaatgaaaatttacttttaaaatgttctattaaattacatattcttactccgaatcacatatagcagatagcttcaacaaggcggtgggaaagaaaaatctaactcgcTCTAAAAAACCTTGCCAgaaactggcccgctgccaacaagtcaggaagggcccggtgggaaagaaaaatctaactcactctaacacccttgccaggaactggcccgctgccaacaAGTCAGGAAGGGACCCGAGAATcgtcctgattgacagccgagatgtctATCAGGCAAAACTTGCTAAAGACAACTTCAGAGAGCCAATAAGCTGTGCCCAGCCCTTCGTCCCAGAGACCCCAAGCCCTGGATTAAATTAACCCGAGCCGAGTAGAGGGGAAAGAcaatctgccccccccccctttctattgTAAGGAAATGTCTGTGAGATAGAGGTCAGCTCAAGAGAAGAGTGACCGATCTCCacccaaagagagagagagacacctgaGTACAAGGTACCAGAGTCCAACTCGATGGGAACAACTCAATAAAGAGCATAAGCATTCCTAAAGTTCCAAAAACGTGAAGAAACGCACACCCTCACAAGGCACGCTGTACTGCTTCTCTGCGTTAGAGTCCAATCTAACCAAGGCAAGAATCATAGAACTCCTGGGTAGTGACAGAAAAAACGTCAAAGAAAAAAACCTGACTGCGATCTTTGACATCATCGCCCATAAAGCATGCTAGAGAAGGGTGCCGTAACCAGCAGTCTTGCTGCCCTCAAAAGAGATGGTCACCAGTTATCCTCTACCTGTTCatgcgaaagcagagagagatagTACGAGGAAGCAGCTGCACTTACATATGTGCGTAAGCCACCGAAAGTGCGGAAGTCACAGCGGTCGAAGCCTGGTGTGACCGGTGACCATgaacaaaatggctaaaagccaTAGTGTCCGCAGttcagtctgcttgtaggtaattgaaagtgaatcaagaacccaaaacagaaaacaagactggTAAGCATAcacggaaaaccgtgaagccGACCAGTCAAAAGCCTCCCGAGACAAAGTGTTCTCAGGAAAAAACTGGAAGTTTACCTTCGTggccaaatcaagagccttcCTGAGTTTGGGCGAaaaaccagaacgcgtctgtctACCTCTGAAAGACTGAGGGCCAGACGTAGAGATCAACGGGCAAACGCCGTAGTCATAGTTGCCTGTGGTAGAAGGGTGACTGTAAAAGAAAACCCAACCTAACGGAAGTCGTTCCGACTCACCTCATGCTCAGGATGAAGAAAGAAACATTAAAAATCCGCAGTCACAGGAACCGGAAATGCCATAGTCACACAGCGAAATGCAGGAGACAGGCCAAGGCTGAGAGCCATGATGCCCGTAGGACAGCCATTGTTCCGAAGTACCCACCGTACGCAGGTAAACGAAAGAAACGAAAGTTTCAGCTGCCAAAAAAAGATGCTGGGCTATGAGCCCACAGCAAACAAACCGGAACATTAGCTAGCCCTCTGCCAGAAGGAGAGGACTAGCCAAAACTGAGAGAGATGGTAAGCCACAAAGGATGACTCCTCAAGCCTACATTGCCAAAGACAATACCCCCTCAGAAAATCTGTATGTTacctccgaggccaactcaaggtACGTATAGGGGGGGTGGGGTCTGATGTAATGTAATTTGTGATAATGTatgggggttatgatgtaatgtatatatgtatgatgatgtattctgtgtcgattgtgaatgtatggtggggtggggtggggtggggggtacgATGTAATTTAATAAACGATGATGTacttggtgtttgatagtgtatgattgtttgttagttgtagatataGTACGATGTCTGATGtaatgtttgtgggtgtgttataatgcaatatgttatgatgtaatgtatgatgatgtattcggtgcatgatagtggaggtatgcttgttagttgtagatctagtacaatgtttgaggttgtaatgtttgtgcgggtgttataatgcaatgtgtagccgtatgagggttccagtgtgtgagttgtacatggccgggtgctagagtgctgcatgaatgagtaagtgcatgtggagctgtatgactgggtgaattgtgtgttgcgtacgtccgaggggcacatgtagcctgtgtgtctgaagtagtgggtatgttgcgtaagggtgtgctgatattgaacttcagttgtgttttgtaaatgtctatgtatcagtgtatcatgtcttgccacacacatgccaaatttccttgtattgatgaggacaataaaacttcttgtatcttgtaagtttggacgaaacaccagaacaagtctgatcgctagagaaagacagagtcagactcggcgaaagacaaacaagGACCACATAGGTCAGTCGTCGTTTCTAAGAACCCTGACGTAACTATGACGTCGGTAAGAGAAACAACCTCTCCGGCTAGCCGGAAGTGCGACAGAAGCAGCAGCCCGTGGCCGAAACGACTGTTACActgactgaggccggaagccagtATACCCGAAGGCCAGCCCTAGATCCGACCAGAAGAGACCTCAGCGGGTGCTCGAGCTGGTGGACCTAGTTCACTGTGTTAAAATCAGACTGATGCATAAGAATGAAAATATGCACCCATCAGATCGATTGAAGTCGCCCGACCTCACagtcccacaatccattggctgtgtaaagagaccatccaatgcgaaagtgcccgggaggggacTTCCCGCCATTACTAAAGTGAAGGGTGGAAGGTGGGGTGAGATCGGCAGCACTTCATTGGAGGTGAGGCTTGCCGTTAGAGaagcccctcccccttcccgAAGCAGTTCTTTTCTCGAACCACGAAAACCAGGATGAGCTTGCCCTAAGGCTGCCAGTTTGGGTTGAGCAGAGGACTGGGCCTGCTTCTGTTGAGTAGGCTTGCTCTGTTTCAACCCTTGTAGAGAGAAGTCGGAGAACTGATGTCCtctgtttgactgaatctccttttGTCTAGCGTCAAGCGCCAAATGACCAAAAAGAGATCCCTCTACCACCGGAGATGCTCTCAAGGTGTTTCTCGTACCTGATCCGTGAACTGCGAGTGCGAGAAGAACAAATCCCTCCGACACCAAACTGCGTGAGCATAGTGAAGGGAGGATAGTAGCATCAGCTCTTCATTCACCCTAGCAAAGGCTGAACGAAGAGTGAAGACGTCATCAGCATCCTGATCTACACTGAGTGTGAACAGATCAAGCTAATCGGTCATAGACCAAAAGAGTTCTGATGATCGTCTCCGAAAGGATGCAAGTTCCAAAAACTGACGTCCTATCTCCTCTGAAAAGACAAGGGTGTGTTCTGGTACTGACACAACCGAGTCCCTCATAATCTGTTTTACCAGCAGAGGAAGCAATTCCTGCGTCACCAGTAAAGGTGACCGCGGAAGAGCAAAGGACGAATGCAAGTTCCGACTAGAGTTAGGCAAGTTGAACTTCCAAAACACAGAAGGAACAAAAGTAGAAGCCTGTGTAGCCGTAGCTAGCCAAGGCTGAGCCTGTTCCGGAACTTGCCTTGAGGAACAAGAAGAGGAACAGGGACAGAAGGAATACCACTTCAGGCATGAGATGGCTTCGCCAAAACCTGCGAAAGGTGGTATGCCACAGAAAGGGACTCTTCGAACCAGAAGCAGGAATCCTCCTCCttcgcggaacggaagtccgacatcgccAAAGGGGCAACCAAAGAGGAGGCCAAAACAGCTGATGCACCTTCCGGAAAATAACGGGAAAAAACTTCTGCTGCAGCTTCAAGAGCAACCTGAGCTTTGACGGAAATCCCGAATATGTCTGTTCGCTAGCCACAGACTGAACGTCAGAGTGGTCGAGCGAAGGACAAGGACCGAAGTCACAGTCACCAGTGGCGGAAACGATGCACGGgataaccggaaaccggaaacccgcgTACCATGACATCATCTTGACTTATACCCTGACTGGTGTGAGGGTAAGGAAAAGCCAAGTGAACGTCCGAAGCCGACGGAACTGAATGGACGGAAGCCACCCCACCCGAAGGGTGAAGTGACGACTGCCCCGGCCGAGGTGAACCTGAATGCCCGAAGGCCGGCCGCTGTTCCTCACTCACCGACATCCGTATGGAAAGACCAGGAAGAGAAACAGTGTAACCGGACGAAGCCGCAAAATGCGGAAACGAGGATTgcgtagactgaggccggaagccataaagcccggaggccagtctccGGTCAACCCCAGCACTGACCACGGAGTGAACAAGTGGCGGGGGATCTATGCTTCCGGTAAGAACCGGAAGCGCGGCAGCCGCTTGCTCCGAAACGCCCGTGAACGCGTAGAACATCGGAGGAGACAGAGCAGAAGTTTTTGTGTATCCGGACGAAGCCGGAAATGCAACCGACGAAGCCGCACAATGCGGAAACGAGGGCTgcgtagactgaggccggaagcccagAGGCCAGTCTCCGGTCAACCCCAGCACAGACATCGGAGTGTACATGTGgtgggggacctatgcttccggtgggaaccggaagcgcagcagccGAGAACGGCTGCCACCCTTGTTCTGAAACGCCCGAGCCCACGGGGGAGACATCGGGGGAGACAGAAAAGGCGAATGCAAGTTGTGAAAGTGCCCCAGACAACTGTCTCCCAAAAGGGAGTGTCTGGTCACCTCACGAGGGCTGTTGGACCAGTTCAACTCACCGTCCATGCCGACCACGGCAGTAGACGAAGAAAAACAGGAAGCTGATCCCTGCAAAACGTCACAGACGGCAACGTCACAGAACGCCAAGGAACGAGCGTCACCCACGGACGGGGGAAAAAACGACGTAGAATGCAATTCTTCTCTCCCAAACTGCGGAACTCTGGAAATAAAGAGCTAAAGCAGTATAGAAGGAAAGCAAGAAGAAAAGAAGTCAAAGACATGCTTAACTGCCCCCAAAACACAAGTTCATTTGGGGCAGAATAAGTAACGGACATAGCGGTATTACATGCTTAGtccgaaacaacaacaataccaaTGGTCTGGAAGATCCATGACATAAGCCTTGCCATGTTTTATCACTGTCAGCCATGCTGACccacaaaaatggcggccaaacaaTAAGTTACTGGAAATTTACAAGTCCAAACGgacgaaaagtcagcaactacaacaacattgctgtcaaactaatgaccaacaagtcgcataaggcgaaaatacaacatttagtcaagtagctgtcgaactcacagaatgaaactgaacgcaatgcaacgcagcaagaccgtatactcgtagcatcgtcagtccaccgctcacggcgaaggcagtgaaattgacaagaagagcggggtagtagttgcgctgagaaggatagcacgcttttctgtacctctcttcgttttaactttctgagcgtgttttgaatccaaacatatcatatctatatgtttttggaatcaggaaccgacaaggaataagatgaaagtgtttttaaattgatttggacaatttaattttgataataatttttatatatttaatttttagagcttgtttttaatccgaatataacatatttatatgtttttggaatcagcaaatgatggagaataagataaaggtaaatttggatagttttataaatttttattttttttttacaattttcagatttttaatgaccaaagtcattaattaatttttaagccaccaagctgaaatgcaataccaaagtccgggcttcgtcgaagattacttgaccaaaatttcaaccaatttggttgaaaaatgagggcgtgacagtgccgcctcaactttcacgaaaagccggatatgacgtcatcaaagacatttatcaaaaaaatgaaaaaaatcgttcggggatttcatacccaggaactctcatgtcaaatttcataaagatcggtccagtagtttagtctgaatcggtctacacacacacacacacacacagacacacacacacacacacacacacacgcacgtacaccacgaccctcgtttcgattccccctcgatgttaaaatatttagtcaaaacttgactaaatataaaaaggaaagagcttaccaactaacaaagcagaaggcaagtaaGGAGGTAATATAAGGTTTACCTCGCCAATACATCGGCCTTGCCACATTTTATCGCTGTCAGCCATGCTGACCAACAAAAATGGAGGCCCAACAATAAGTTACTGACAAATTTAGAAGTCCAAAAATGgacgaaaagtcagcaactgagacaatgacaaaaggtgacgtttacatgtcagtatgtcccaaatgacatcaccagtacatttttcattctatctaatctgttttcgttctattttttctaataacatgcgttaacaattgattgccaactggaatggaagagcacaaaaagtgtaacttgataggtagtttctctagagggaaaaacatcttccactttcatgtcagtgtgtcccatgcaacatacatttgccaaacagctatgtgtaagtagattatttgttagtggtatagaaaatactgatcaacaatcaaagtcagttttcacattcattttctacctatttcttatttgtttgttcttttggcaatggtgaaatgtcagcaatcgtgtgtcattccggacagtagacatgacacctgaccttttgtcaccgTCTTAACCACATCAACATtcttgtcaaaataatgaccaaaaaggaaagagctcaccaactaacGAAGCAGAAGGCAAGGTAAGACGGGTaagtggccggtgggtgtcaaacaaacaccaaacagcacAGCCACAAGAgccaaaaaatcaacaaccttctCTCAAGAGCTGAAAAAGTCGTATGATCTTGGACACGTGGTG from Littorina saxatilis isolate snail1 linkage group LG4, US_GU_Lsax_2.0, whole genome shotgun sequence includes these protein-coding regions:
- the LOC138964867 gene encoding glycerate kinase-like isoform X2 — encoded protein: MVLQIRMRFVGQLALQNYWSHTTRGVHVTTSARHGFFRNNQNRLLFEHGKLCSLTGSNIKYLSNVGTGSAESEFRPEPSGLQLESFHVRDMYKVAVNAVEPKHMVENVLQFDKFPSILTVKDEVYTVDHNVYVVGFGKAVLGMARAVEDVLGEHIAGGILSIPRGQRTILAEKDKGDLLLTADTKIQVYEGGHSSLPEKAAHEAALAIEQLLLARQKQDLVIVLTSGGGSPLLPLPQKPITFEDLVAVTKLLVRRGASIKDLNAIRKNFERLKGGKMIDAAHPAKIITLIISDVMGDNLSMIASGPTVREQVTAHQCLEILSRFGVKQQIPPTIHAFLQQQVADEESRVRFKKPSDITTIGGPGDTKGPGKDQVQNVLVGSNAIACNAAAERARELNCLPYILTTKMGGEAKGVGAMLAKLGMFMLMCFDRKMSKQTNMLKLELDIVQHGVTKQQVNEIIKLVDKALNMERDAVIITGGATTVNLKGDGTGGRNLEVALGAAIQLQKFFNLSKPRPIADITILSADTDGEDGPNCPAAGAFINENFVIEAEMEGVSCEEYLDNNDSFGLISSVKGGSNLVVMRMTGTNVMDIQALLVRNLQRVANQPNAKQF